One window from the genome of Lachancea thermotolerans CBS 6340 chromosome B complete sequence encodes:
- the OKP1 gene encoding Okp1p (weakly similar to uniprot|P53298 Saccharomyces cerevisiae YGR179C OKP1 Outer kinetochore protein required for accurate mitotic chromosome segregation forms a complex with Mcm21p and Okp1p that binds to centromeres via the CBF3 complex): MSLQKPLLDAIVESDHEGSVMVDHATDDSTSEVDESFVQLDGDEFRLDQEARRKGPVGKKLFVEEDSIAESPLRNGLLGPSLIASSPQKSDLESPSKRVQFKHHIDSASEEEPISEQPIDQWNFKDLIGDRFRERLPETDLKAWQRPSKRLLNSITDILENNIDLALEATFEKYEAECERLAIGRSVKHIRRDKERMLHKTIGKIERQLQSSKFPSRVKDRDFDIEYIYAKRTFIQNSFSQELEHTDSVEHQVLREQKALEDLKHVQAKLSNRALRQTKLLTEQLSHNLHPALSKAMVNSFGLIGDNAINKERYKKDVDELNLKLADPSAGVTHSLLHKYLPSLKNYEKTAEKLQGSLPNLN, from the coding sequence ATGAGCCTTCAGAAGCCCCTGCTTGATGCTATCGTGGAATCGGACCACGAAGGGAGTGTAATGGTTGACCATGCAACCGATGACTCGACAAGCGAGGTTGATGAAAGCTTTGTTCAACTTGACGGAGACGAGTTCAGACTTGACCAAGAGGCTAGACGAAAAGGTCCTGTTGGGAAGAAGCTAtttgtcgaagaagacagCATAGCTGAGTCGCCTCTTCGGAATGGCCTGCTGGGTCCAAGTCTTATAGCCTCTTCACCTCAGAAGTCTGATTTGGAAAGCCCGTCAAAACGTGTTCAGTTCAAGCACCATATTGATTCTGCAAGCGAGGAGGAGCCAATCTCAGAACAGCCAATAGACCAATGGaacttcaaagatttgATCGGGGATAGGTTCCGGGAACGGCTACCAGAAACCGACCTCAAAGCCTGGCAGCGGCCCTCCAAAAGACTGCTTAATAGCATAACGGACATTTTAGAGAATAACATCGActtggctttggaagctACGTTTGAAAAGTACGAGGCAGAGTGCGAGCGGCTGGCTATTGGTCGCAGCGTTAAGCACATCCGGAGGGACAAGGAACGCATGTTGCATAAAACAATCGGGAAAATCGAGCGGCAACTCCAGAGTTCCAAGTTTCCTTCCCGCGTTAAAGATCGCGATTTCGACATTGAATACATTTACGCCAAGCGGACCTTCATCCAAAACAGTTTTTCTCAAGAGTTAGAGCATACAGATTCAGTCGAGCACCAGGTTTTAAGGGAGCAGAAAGCCTTggaagacttgaagcacGTTCAAGCTAAGCTTTCAAATCGTGCGCTTAGACAAACCAAGCTCCTTACGGAGCAGCTGTCACATAATCTTCATCCAGCATTGAGTAAAGCAATGGTCAACTCATTCGGGCTCATAGGGGATAATGCCATAAACAAGGAGCGCTACAAAAAAGATGTCGATGAACTCAACTTAAAGCTAGCTGACCCGTCCGCTGGTGTCACTCATTCCCTGCTTCACAAATATTTGCCCTCTCTAAAAAACTACGAAAAGACTGCCGAGAAGCTACAGGGTAGTCTCCCGAACTTAAACTAA
- a CDS encoding MFS transporter (weakly similar to uniprot|P53283 Saccharomyces cerevisiae YGR138C TPO2 Polyamine transport protein), protein MASISSSELESIQSHAQEYTPHQEKVSGDGATGAQTHRMMSKESDEAELRKLLTAHSRGVQKRLSRLESNTHGIGPVEPPLDLERRETRPAPDSTFHEQDKWKYPIDEETGMRIVEFIDDDSEDPRNWPTRQKWNYTVLLGIICFDVAMMSAIITGDMDSPAAYFGVSMEVMCLCVSLMVWGFGLGPMLFAPLSEEFGRNPVYLVTLFIAVVFIVPCGAAKNIGTLLAFRFLDGLAFSAPMCLIGGSLSDMWRNKERGVAMSLFSAAPFLGPVMGPIVGSLLSVKCSWRWVYWFMVIFSGCLYAVMAVFLPETHHQTLLKKRAKKLRKLTGDPSYRAICEIKVRSMKEVAQETLFRPLVLLTELIVFLITMYMSVIYGLLYMFFFAYPMVYTEGKHYGAIKTSIMFIPVGAGVIGSTVAAPFLNKDYVKRAQRYLDRGEVPPAELRLIPMMIGCWFVPAGLFAYAWSSYPRLSWAGPCFSGFACGFGFNMLYNPANNYIVDSYQHYAASGLAAKTFVRSMWGGAVPLFTIQMYRRLNYEWASTLMAFISLACCAIPYLFYFYGARIRQKSKYAYSPSVDTTNTTRTDIENQAAGSHSSNSEGSSKV, encoded by the coding sequence ATGGCATCGATCAGTTCTTCAGAACTGGAAAGCATACAGTCACATGCTCAAGAATACACACCACACCAGGAAAAGGTGAGCGGCGACGGCGCCACGGGCGCGCAGACGCACAGGATGATGTCGAAGGAGTCCGACGAGGCCGAGCTGCGTAAGCTGCTCACCGCGCACAGCCGCGGTGTTCAGAAGAGGCTATCGCGTCTCGAGTCCAACACGCACGGGATCGGCCCTGTGGAACCTCCGCTGGATCTCGAAAGGCGTGAAACGCGGCCTGCGCCGGATTCGACGTTCCACGAACAGGATAAATGGAAGTACCCCATCGACGAAGAAACCGGCATGAGAATAGTGGAGTTTATCGACGACGACAGCGAGGACCCTAGAAACTGGCCCACGCGTCAGAAGTGGAACTACACCGTTCTGCTCGGTATCATATGTTTCGACGTCGCCATGATGTCTGCGATCATCACAGGCGATATGGACAGCCCCGCTGCGTATTTCGGGGTTTCCATGGAGGTCATGTGCCTGTGTGTCTCTTTGATGGTGTGGGGGTTCGGTCTCGGGCCCATGCTCTTCGCTCCTCTATCTGAGGAGTTTGGGAGAAATCCCGTTTACCTGGTCACTCTGTTTATTGCTgtcgtcttcattgttCCCTGCGGTGCAGCCAAGAACATCGGCACACTTTTGGCCTTCCGGTTTTTGGACGGACTCGCCTTTAGCGCTCCTATGTGTCTAATTGGAGGCTCTTTGAGCGACATGTGGAGAAATAAAGAGCGTGGTGTGGCCATGTCTTTATTTTCTGCAGCTCCCTTCTTGGGACCTGTCATGGGCCCAATCGTCGGTTCGCTGCTCTCAGTCAAGTGCTCCTGGAGATGGGTCTACTGGTTTATGGTGATTTTCAGCGGTTGTCTGTACGCCGTTATGGCCGTCTTCTTGCCTGAAACACACCATCAAAcccttttgaaaaagcgcGCAAAGAAGTTGCGTAAGCTAACAGGAGACCCATCTTACCGGGCCATCTGCGAAATAAAGGTGAGGTCAATGAAGGAAGTTGCCCAGGAAACTTTGTTTAGGCCCTTGGTTTTACTCACTGAGCtcattgttttcctcatcaCCATGTACATGTCTGTCATTTACGGTCTGCTTTacatgttcttcttcgcaTACCCGATGGTCTATACTGAGGGTAAGCATTATGGTGCCATCAAGACAAGCATCATGTTTATCCCAGTTGGCGCTGGTGTTATCGGTTCAACAGTCGCCGCACCATTCCTCAACAAAGACTACGTGAAGAGAGCCCAACGCTATCTGGATAGGGGCGAGGTTCCTCCTGCAGAGCTTAGACTAATACCCATGATGATCGGCTGCTGGTTCGTGCCTGCAGGTCTGTTTGCGTACGCCTGGTCATCCTATCCGCGTTTGTCGTGGGCAGGCCCATGCTTCAGCGGCTTTGCATGCGGTTTTGGCTTCAACATGCTTTACAACCCTGCCAACAATTACATTGTGGATTCTTACCAACACTACGCGGCGTCAGGTCTCGCTGCTAAGACTTTCGTGAGATCTATGTGGGGTGGTGCGGTTCCTCTCTTTACCATCCAAATGTACCGCAGGCTTAACTACGAATGGGCTAGTACTTTAATGGCCTTCATTTCCCTCGCCTGTTGTGCAATTCCATACCTGTTCTATTTCTACGGAGCGAGAATTAGGCAAAAGTCAAAGTACGCTTATTCGCCCTCCGTCGACACAACAAATACCACGCGTACTGACATCGAAAACCAGGCGGCTGGCAGTCACTCGTCAAACTCAGAAGGGAGTTCTAAAGTCTAG
- the THI4 gene encoding thiamine thiazole synthase (highly similar to uniprot|P32318 Saccharomyces cerevisiae YGR144W THI4 Protein required for thiamine biosynthesis and for mitochondrial genome stability), producing MSTTTTNTETAQLQVSAGTIRHALSDVVKQEDWSDFQFAPIRESTVSRAMTSRYFQDMDKFAVSDVVIVGAGSSGLSAAYVIAKNRPDLKVACVESNVAPGGGAWLGGQLFSAMIMRKPAHLFLDELELPYEDEGDYVVVKHAALFTSTVLSKVLLFPNFKLFNATAVEDLVTRPADDNTGGVSVAGVVTNWTLVSMAHDLQSCMDPNVIELSGYQNDGTRDPSKKHGVILSTTGHDGPFGAFSAKRIVSIDKNKKLGGMKGLDMNRAEAGVVKGAGAYSGVANMYFAGMEVAELEGCNRMGPTFGAMAVSGIKAAEEILRHFAE from the coding sequence ATGTctaccaccaccaccaacACCGAAACCGCTCAATTGCAGGTGTCTGCCGGCACAATCAGACACGCCCTGTCTGACGTTGTCAAGCAAGAGGACTGGTCCGACTTCCAGTTCGCGCCAATCCGCGAGTCTACtgtgtcacgtgccatGACCTCGCGCTACTTCCAGGACATGGACAAGTTCGCCGTGAGCGACGTTGTCATTGTGGGCGCCGGCTCCTCGGGTCTGTCTGCCGCGTACGTTATCGCCAAGAACAGACCAGACCTGAAGGTTGCCTGCGTGGAGTCCAATGTTGCGCCAGGTGGCGGCGCATGGCTCGGTGGCCAGCTGTTCAGCGCGATGATCATGAGAAAGCCCGCGCACCTATTTTTGgacgagctggagctgccATACGAGGACGAGGGTGACTACGTGGTCGTCAAGCACGCGGCTCTATTCACCTCGACCGTGTTGAGCAAGGTGCTACTATTCCCtaacttcaagctgttcAACGCGACTGCCGTGGAGGACTTGGTCACGAGACCTGCCGACGACAACACCGGCGGCGTGAGCGTCGCTGGTGTGGTGACCAACTGGACCTTGGTGTCGATGGCGCACGACCTACAGAGCTGCATGGACCCTAACGTTATCGAGCTGAGCGGCTACCAGAACGACGGCACCCGCGACCCTAGCAAGAAGCACGGTGTCATCTTGTCAACCACAGGTCACGACGGTCCATTCGGCGCGTTCTCCGCCAAGAGAATTGTGTCGATcgacaagaacaagaagctgggcGGAATGAAGGGTCTGGACATGAACCGTGCTGAGGCCGGTGTGGTCAAAGGCGCTGGCGCTTACTCCGGAGTCGCAAACATGTACTTTGCCGGTATGGAAGTGGCCGAGCTGGAGGGCTGCAACAGAATGGGTCCAACCTTCGGTGCCATGGCTGTCAGCGGTATCAAGGCTGCTGAGGAAATCTTGAGACACTTTGCCGAATAA
- the RNR4 gene encoding ribonucleotide-diphosphate reductase subunit RNR4 (highly similar to uniprot|P09938 Saccharomyces cerevisiae YJL026W RNR2 Ribonucleotide-diphosphate reductase (RNR) small subunit the RNR complex catalyzes the rate-limiting step in dNTP synthesis and is regulated by DNA replication and DNA damage checkpoint pathways via localization of the small subunits) translates to MVNAKETPSKAAASALSDLELKDSKNNLSGRLGAVPESAGEDAAALELKLSQAAEQHRQFLKSHHVHRHQLKEMEKEEPLLMENKRRFVLFPIKYHEIWQAYKRAEASFWTAEEIDLSKDLHDWNNRMNENERFFISRVIAFFAASDGIVNENLVENFSAEVQSPEAKCFYGFQIMMENIHSETYSLLIDTYIKDPKESDFLFNAIETIPQIKEKAEWAIRWIQDEDALFAERLVAFAAVEGVFFSGSFAAIFWLKKKGLMPGLTFSNELICRDEGLHTDFACLLFAHLKNKPDPAIIERIITEAVEIEQRYFRDALPVSLLGMNADLMNQYVEFVADRLLVALGNQKFYNVTNPFDFMENISLAGKTNFFEKRVSDYQKAGVMAKSTKAETEGGEFAFDEDF, encoded by the coding sequence ATGGTGAACGCCAAGGAAACGCCCTCCAAGGCCGCAGCGTCCGCGCTGTCGGACCTGGAGCTCAAAGACTCCAAGAACAACCTCTCCGGCCGGCTCGGCGCGGTGCCCGAGAGCGCGGGCGAAGACGCGGCCGCGCtggagctcaagctcagccAGGCCGCCGAGCAGCACCGGCAGTTCCTCAAGTCGCACCACGTGCACCGCCACCAGCTCAAGGAgatggagaaggaggagcCCCTGCTGATGGAGAACAAGCGCCGGTTCGTGCTGTTCCCCATCAAGTACCACGAGATCTGGCAGGCGTACAAGCGTGCCGAGGCGTCGTTCTGGACCGCGGAGGAAATCGACCTGTCCAAGGACCTGCACGACTGGAACAACCGCATGAACGAGAACGagcgcttcttcatctcGCGCGTGATCGCGTTCTTCGCCGCGTCCGACGGCATCGTCAACGAGAACCTGGTCGAGAACTTCTCCGCCGAGGTCCAGAGCCCCGAGGCCAAGTGCTTCTACGGCTTCCAGATCATGATGGAGAACATCCACTCCGAGACCTACTCGCTGCTGATCGACACCTACATCAAGGACCCCAAGGAGAGCGACTTCCTGTTCAACGCCATCGAGACCATTCCGCAGATCAAGGAGAAGGCCGAGTGGGCCATCCGCTGGATCCAGGACGAGGACGCGCTGTTCGCCGAGCGCCTGGTCGCCTTCGCCGCCGTCGAGGGTGTGTTCTTCTCGGGCTCCTTCGCCGCCATTTTCtggctgaagaagaagggtCTGATGCCGGGCCTCACCTTTTCCAACGAGCTGATCTGCAGGGACGAGGGCCTGCACACCGACTTTGCATGCCTGCTGTTCGCCCacctcaagaacaagccCGACCCAGCCATCATCGAGCGCATCATCACCGAGGCCGTGGAGATCGAGCAGCGCTACTTCAGAGACGCCCTGCCCGTGTCCCTACTGGGTATGAATGCCGATCTGATGAACCAGTACGTCGAGTTCGTCGCCGACCGCCTGCTGGTCGCCCTGGGCAACCAGAAGTTCTACAACGTCACCAACCCTTTCGACTTCATGGAAAACATCTCGCTTGCGGGCAAGACCAATTTCTTCGAGAAAAGAGTATCGGATTACCAGAAGGCAGGCGTCATGGCCAAGTCCACCAAGGCCGAGACCGAGGGAGGCGAGTTTGCGTTTGATGAGGATTTTTAG
- a CDS encoding KLTH0B03982p (no similarity), protein MPCSFILYVPYTPCVRALRAPYTSRVLSDALLSELSGSSDVRPWLRSRLNTCSISVSLYIHLMPAYPTTPSAPNPARYPKNCEGGVSALCSWLALCDMLVRRLTAILQEAGLIMWCAGVLVCYCALAGSAGPGRYVRAASPPLYTAATGLCAPTPVPRDAEQSALAGSNAGGRARRNLKAAPQTGRQGRHNGAIYSGSIHKGYVETGTDAHT, encoded by the coding sequence ATGCCATGCTCGTTCATTCTTTACGTACCGTACACACCGTGCGTGCGCGCCCTCCGCGCGCCTTACACGTCCCGCGTCTTGTCCGACGCCTTGCTGTCCGAGCTCTCCGGCTCCAGCGACGTGCGGCCTTGGTTGCGCTCGCGCTTGAACACGTGCTCCATCTCTGTGTCCTTGTACATCCACTTGATGCCTGCGTACCCGACGACGCCGAGCGCGCCGAACCCGGCCAGGTACCCGAAGAACTGCGAGGGCGGCGTGTCGGCCCTCTGCTCGTGGTTGGCTCTCTGTGACATGTTGGTGAGACGTCTGACGGCGATTCTGCAGGAGGCTGGTCTCATTATGTGGTGTGCTGGTGTGCTGGTGTGCTACTGTGCTCTAGCCGGCTCCGCGGGCCCAGGCCGATATGTACGCGCGGCCTCGCCGCCCTTATATACTGCTGCCACGGGCCTGTGCGCCCCTACGCCAGTACCCCGCGACGCTGAGCAAAGCGCGCTAGCTGGCAGCAATGCTGGCGGGCGTGCCCGCCGCAACCTCAAGGCGGCGCCGCAGACGGGGCGGCAGGGGAGGCACAACGGCGCGATTTATAGCGGAAGCATACACAAGGGATACGTAGAGACGGGCACAGACGCGCATACGTAG
- the YNK1 gene encoding nucleoside diphosphate kinase (highly similar to uniprot|P36010 Saccharomyces cerevisiae YKL067W YNK1 Nucleoside diphosphate kinase catalyzes the phosphorylation of nucleoside diphosphates into the corresponding triphosphates for nucleic acid biosynthesis), which yields MSSQTERTFIAIKPDGVQRGLVAKILARFEDRGFKLVAVKLLRPSQELLRQHYAEHVDKPFFPKMSAFMSSGPVLATVWEGKDAVRQGRVILGATNPLNSAPGTIRGDFAIDMGRNVCHGSDSVESAQREIALWFQPEELVEWTPAQAAWVYE from the coding sequence ATGTCGTCCCAGACCGAGAGAACCTTCATTGCCATCAAGCCCGACGGCGTGCAGCGCGGCCTCGTGGCCAAGATCCTCGCGCGCTTCGAGGACCGCGGCTTCAAGCTCGTCGCCGTCAAGCTGCTCAGGCCCTCGCAGGAGCTGCTCAGACAGCACTACGCGGAGCACGTGGACAAGCCTTTTTTCCCCAAGATGAGCGCCTTCATGAGCTCTGGTCCCGTGCTCGCCACCGTGTGGGAGGGTAAGGATGCGGTGCGCCAGGGCCGCGTCATCCTGGGCGCCACCAACCCGCTGAACTCGGCGCCGGGCACGATCCGCGGCGACTTTGCCATCGACATGGGCCGCAACGTGTGCCACGGGTCCGACTCGGTGGAGTCCGCGCAGCGCGAGATCGCGCTCTGGTTCCAGCCGGAAGAGCTGGTGGAGTGGACCCCTGCGCAGGCTGCCTGGGTGTACGAGTAG
- a CDS encoding KLTH0B04026p (some similarities with uniprot|P11746 Saccharomyces cerevisiae YMR043W MCM1 Transcription factor involved in cell-type-specific transcription and pheromone response plays a central role in the formation of both repressor and activator complexes) has product MSDTGVDDKELSAGPQPQPQQKERRKIEIKFIQDKTRRHITFSKRKHGIMKKAYELSVLTGTQVLLLVVSETGLVYTFTTPKFQPIVTQPEGKNLIQACLNAPEEDEDAEEEEDDDEDADDDDDAAKLPSAHQQVPMAGAPPQQHGQQPHQQQQQQVQQHAHAHAHAHAQQHPHQQQQQQQPPQAAAAAAYGNPAAAYLSADQAAVYQQYFNGVNPQQGQY; this is encoded by the coding sequence ATGTCCGACACAGGCGTTGACGACAAGGAGCTGAGCGCCGGCCCACAGCCGCAGCCGCAGCAGAAGGAGCGCCGCAAGATCGAGATCAAGTTCATCCAGGACAAGACCAGACGGCACAtcaccttctccaagcgCAAGCATGGGATCATGAAAAAGGCGTACGAGCTGTCCGTGCTCACGGGCACGCAGGTGCTGTTGCTGGTGGTCTCTGAGACCGGGCTCGTGTACACGTTCACCACGCCCAAGTTTCAGCCCATCGTGACGCAGCCCGAGGGCAAGAACCTCATCCAGGCGTGTCTGAACGCGCCcgaggaagacgaagacgctgaggaggaggaagacgacgacgaagacgcggacgacgacgacgacgccGCGAAGCTCCCATCCGCCCACCAGCAGGTGCCCATGGCGGGCGCGCCGCCCCAGCAGCACGGCCAGCAGCcgcaccagcagcagcagcagcaggtccAGCAGCACGCCCACGCCCACGCCCACGCACACGCCCAGCAGCACCCacaccagcagcaacagcagcaacagccgCCGCAGGCGGCTGCCGCTGCGGCGTACGGCAACCCGGCCGCGGCGTACCTCAGCGCGGACCAGGCCGCCGTGTACCAGCAGTACTTCAACGGCGTGAACCCACAGCAGGGCCAGTACTAA
- the IOC4 gene encoding Ioc4p (weakly similar to uniprot|Q04213 Saccharomyces cerevisiae YMR044W IOC4 Member of a complex (Isw1b) with Isw1p and Ioc2p that exhibits nucleosome-stimulated ATPase activity and acts within coding regions to coordinate transcription elongation with termination and processing contains a PWWP motif) → MPPKKHIYQPTDIVLAKVKGFPAWPALVVPEEIAPANVLEERPGRPTVEELDDEQNPENFIPYSDTLRFRKNFKPHNSYLLKFLCDDSYIWLKPTDFKPLTPEQCDAWLSKSSKKSKKLIPAFELARRGTHGPDAIDVLEFVQYGSSGKPAEEEYVEPAAEQEEEDEEEGEAEPAAEQEPLDEDADADADQESPLSELPSSGSDSDFEDDTTHRRRPVRGTRQSKRTRARTNEREPELQELQDEPAPKKARSHKKKQPQKVEVEKYKFEDDEDWSIVGLGPQDPPVSKFNSLVNKLSQKRNLEVHNEFKADLRDRLGIVNKMLVGIVFDTKRKSVTEDLHVLLDELEQCSALRGTQDELITVFLSDHELVINISALFNLKQDQLREAGLYDKLQQWYSQIYGGQFVADPVAWSLDKINDVHAPPQEDAPSAADAASNGAGPAAPPVTTSDANM, encoded by the coding sequence ATGCCGCCCAAGAAGCACATATACCAGCCCACAGACATAGTGCTCGCCAAGGTCAAAGGCTTCCCCGCGTGGCCCGCGCTGGTGGTGCCCGAAGAGATCGCCCCGGCCAATGTGCTAGAGGAAAGGCCCGGCCGCCCCACGgtggaagagctggacGACGAGCAGAACCCGGAGAACTTCATCCCCTACAGTGACACGCTGCGGTTCcgcaagaacttcaagccGCACAACTCATACCTGCTCAAGTTCCTGTGCGACGACTCGTACATATGGCTGAAGCCCACGGACTTCAAGCCGCTGACGCCCGAGCAGTGCGATGCATGGCTCTCCAAGTCGTCCAAGAAGAGTAAGAAACTGATCCCGGCATTCGAGCTGGCGCGCCGCGGTACACACGGCCCGGACGCCATCGACGTGTTGGAGTTTGTGCAGTACGGGTCCAGCGGCAAGCCCGCGGAGGAGGAGTACGTGGAGCCTGCGGCAGAgcaggaagaggaagatgaggaggagGGAGAGGCAGAGCCCGCCGCGGAGCAGGAGCCGCTGGACGAAGACGCTGACGCTGACGCCGACCAAGAGAGCCCGCTCAGCGAGCTCCCATCCTCGGGGTCGGACTCGGATTTCGAGGACGACACCACccaccgccgccgcccGGTCCGCGGGACGCGCCAGTCCAAGAGAACTCGCGCGCGCACCAACGAGCGGGAGCCTGAGctccaggagctgcagGATGAGCCCGCGCCCAAAAAGGCCCGCTcacacaagaaaaaacaGCCTCAAAAGGTGGAGGTCGAAAAGTACAAGttcgaggacgacgaggactGGTCGATAGTTGGATTGGGCCCTCAGGACCCCCCGGTCTCCAAGTTCAACTCGctcgtcaacaagctcTCCCAGAAAAGGAACCTAGAGGTGCACAACGAGTTTAAAGCAGACCTGCGAGACAGGCTGGGCATCGTCAACAAGATGCTTGTCGGGATTGTCTTTGACacgaagaggaagagcgTCACCGAGGACCTCCACGTCCTGCTTGACGAACTGGAGCAGTGCTCGGCGCTGCGAGGCACCCAGGACGAATTGATTACGGTATTTCTCTCCGATCATGAGCTAGTCATAAACATTAGCGCCCTGTTCAACCTGAAGCAAGATCAGCTGCGCGAGGCCGGACTCTACGACAAGCTTCAGCAATGGTACTCGCAAATATATGGCGGCCAGTTCGTGGCAGATCCTGTCGCTTGGTCCCTGGACAAGATCAATGACGTCCACGCGCCCCCACAAGAAGATGCCCCATCGGCCGCAGATGCTGCCAGCAATGGTGCTGGGCCTGCAGCCCCGCCTGTAACAACCAGTGATGCCAATATGTAA